AGAGGGCAGGCCGTCATCGTTGTCACCCGCGTGTCATGAAGGGGCATCGACGTTACTGGTCGTTCACCCAAGGTTCACGACAGGTCCACGCGGGGGAAATGTCGCGATGGACAGGGTGGATAGGCTTGTGGAGACACCACTACGGAAGGACACGGCATGCGTGAGAGCTACCACGACGAGCTCAATGCCACCAGCGGTAGGATTCTGGCGATGGCCGAGTTGGTTCGGGCTGCCGTCAAGGACGCCACTGCGGCTCTCATCGGTGCGGATCTGAACACCGCCGAGCGCGTCATCTCCGATGATTCCAAGGTTGACGCCCTGAACGAGGAGATCGAGCGTCGTTGCTTTGACCTGCTCGCCCGTCAGGCCCCGGTTGCCGGCGAGCTGCGCACTGTTGTCGCAGTGCTGAGGATGTGTTACGAGCTGGCTCGTATGGGTGACCTCGCTGCCCACGTCGCCAAGATTGCCCGTCTGCGCTTCCCCGAGGTCGCTGTGCCGCCGGTCGTTGCCGATGAGTTCGTCGAGATGTCGAAGATCGCCGACTCCATGATCGCCACGTCTGAGAAGACCCTCGCTGATCGTGACGCGGAGGCTGCCCAGCGTCTGGCTTCGGAGGATTCCAAGATCGATGAGCTGCGACGTGATCAGTTCCGTCTGCTGCTGAGCGACGACTGGACCTACGGTGTCGAGAGCGCTGTTGACACGGCCCTGCTCGGTCGTTACTACGAGCGCATCGCCGACCATGCTGTTGCCGTCGGTTCTCGCGTCATCTACATCGTCACGGGAGTGGCCCCGGCCGGCGAGGACTGGCCGACCGTTTACTGATTGCATCGATTGATCGCACCGCAACCCCCAAATCGTCGCTGTCGTGCGGCGACACGGGGGTTGTCGTGTCGCCCATGTGAGATACCTTGGGCTACGTACAATCAAGATGCCCAACCTGCCGTGGTAGACGGCTGGTAGTTGTCAGCGAGGTCTCGTCACATGGCTTTTGCCTTCCGTAGAACAACGATAGCTGGTGCTGTCGTTGCCGTCACGACCGTTTCCATGGCCATCGCCGGGTGCGCCAAGACTGATCCGGAACTTGCCAGTTCCCCGGTGGCGTCGCCTTCCAATTCCTCCCAGGCCGCATCGAAGGCCCCCGTGTCCAAGACTCCTGGAGCCACTCCGAGCGTCTCGAATGGCTCCAGCAGTGCTAGCAGCCCCAGCAATGCGGGTGCTCCGGCGGACATGCCAAGTGGCCCGGTGCCCGCCGGTAAGTATGGTGTCGGTGCCGCTGTGACGAAGCCGGAGTGTGAAGAGCCGCCGTCGGATTACTCGTCCTTCGAGGCCCCAGGTAACGTCGTCGAGGACATTGACGGACTGAAGCCCGGAACGAACCATGGCCCGTCTTCCGACAAGTACGCCTACCCGGCTTCAGTGGTGAACGAGTGGTTGACGAAGCCTTCCACCCAGCCCAAGGACAAGAAGATCGTCTTCGTCACCTTCGACGATGGCCCGACGACCAAGTTCACCGGTGAGCAGCTTGACAACCTCGAGAAGGCTGGAGCCCGCGCCACGTTCTTCATGATCGCGCCCCAGCTGCGTGACGTGGACAAGGCCATGCTCAGCCGTTCTCTCAAGATGGGCAACGCGCTGGCCGTGCATTCCTACTCGCACGACTACAAGTACCTCTATCCCGACGGTGTTGCCGACGCCAAGCACGTTGGCTGTGACTGGGATTGGGCCACCGCCCAGTCGCGGGCGATCCTGGGATCGAACTATTACTCCTCGGCCTTCCGCTACCCGGGCGGTCATATGTCGTGGAAGAAGTTGTCCCCGGCAGACGAAGCCCTGGCCAAGCGTGGTGCGGCGTGGATCGACTGGAACGCCATGAGCGGCGATGCGGACGTCGAGCGTCCCGAGACCGTCGACGGTTACTGGAAATGGTCAAGAAGACCATCAAGCAGTCTGGTGATCCGAATGTCGTCGTCATTCTCAACCATGACACCTTCGGCAAGCAGATGACAGCTGAGGCCATGCCGTCAATCCTCACGTGGCTCAAGAGCGAGGGCTACGAGTTCGGAGTCATCGCCTGACCCAACCCGTCTGACGACACAGAGGCGTCCCGGAGATGATCTCCGGGACGCCTCTTCTCGTGGTTTCAGGCTGAAGCAGCCGTCACGAACTCACTTGTTTCCCTGGTTGGCGACGGCCTTGGCGCCGGCGGCAGCGGCCTCCGGGTCGAGGTAACGGCCACCCTTGGTGACGGGCTTGAGGTCGTCATCCAGCTCGTAGAGCAGCGGGATACCGGTCGGGATGTTGAGCCCGGCGATGTCCTCGTCGCTGATCTCGTCGAGGTGCTTGACGAGGGCGCGCAGCGAGTTGCCGTGCGCAGCCACCAGCACCGTCTTGCCGGCCTTGAGGTCAGCGGCGATGTCAGACGTGAAGTACGGAACCATGCGGGCCACGACGTCCTTGAGGCACTCGGCGACCGGACGCTCAGACTCCGGGATGTCGGCGTAGCGCGGATCGTTGAACTGGCTGAACTCGCCGTCGTGCTCGAGGTCTGGCGGCGGCACGTCGTAGGAACGACGCCACGCCATGAACTGTTCGTTGCCGTACTTCTCCTTGGTCTCGGCCTTGTTCAGACCCTGCAGGGCGCCGTAGTGACGCTCGTTGAGGCGCCAGGAGCGACGCACCGGGATCCAGTGACGATCGCAGCCGTCCAGAGCCAGGTAGGCGGTGTGGATGGCGCGACGCAGCAGGGAGGTGTGAACGACGTCGGGGAGGAGGTTCTCCTCCTTGAGCAGGTCAGCGGCGTGGCGGGCCTCGCCCTCGCCCTTCTCATTGAGATCGACGTCCACCCAACCGGTGAAGAGGTTCTTGGAGTTCCACTCGCTCTCGCCGTGGCGGAGCAGGATGAGCTTTGCAGTCATGCTTCCACCATAGTGGGCTTAGGTGACGAGCTGTCAGGGGGCCTGTGCCCTGGTCACGGAATCAGTGCGGACATCACTCCTGTGCAGCGCCGTCAATCCGCCCCGTCGGCAGAACATCTGAGACCCTGTGAGCGACCTCTTCCGGGGCGCCGTGAAGCAAGGCCTGATAGGACGACTCGTCCTGGACGAGGGAGATGACTGCGCTGAGCATCTCGACCTGGTTGGCGGGATCGGTGACCAGAGGCCAGATGCTGAGGCGGACGTCGAGGCTGCGCTCGGGATCGTCCATGGCATGAAAAACTGTCGTTTCGCTGTTGCGGCAGACCAACACGGCTGGCGAGATGACGTGCTCGGGATCGACATGGGGAATGGCGATGGACACGTAACTGAAGTCCAGCCCGGTGGGGAACGTCTCTTCCCGGGCGCGGGCGGCCGCGAGGAAGCTGGGCTTCACCATGGCGTCAGAGAGGAGACGGTCATTGACCTGGGTGAAGAGGTCATCCCGGGTGGTGGCCGTCACGTCGGCCACGATGAGACGGGGCGCTTGCATGGGATGTCGGGACGGAGAGGGAAGTCTCACGCCTTGAGGTCGTCAGCGATCTGATCGGCGAGCTCGTCGGCGCCCACGCCGGTCAGCAGCGGGGTGCCCCGATAGATCGTGATCTGTGAGCCGGGGAGGCTGACAGCGGTGGTGACGACGATGGCGTCGGGTTGGAAGGATTCCACCTGGTCAGCGACGGCGGCAGTCTTGCATTCCTTCATCGTCGCGGAGACCCCACGATCACGAAGCATCTGCTGGAGCTTGTTGGCCACCTGGACGGACGTGGCGATGCCAGTTCCGCAGCAGACCAAAATCTTCTTGTTGACCATCGATACTTCTCCTCGCGTAGATGACGAGCCCACCTCGTCAGTCGGTCTGGGATGTGGCGACGAAGGGGCCACGGTGCCCCCCATAACCACCTGTGATGCATCCATGATCGTCCACGTCGAGGGCCACAGCCAGCGGCAGCGGGAAAAGTCACACCACTTTGCGACGAACGTGCACCCGTCTGTGGTGCGGGATGGGAATGTGATGTCTTCAAAGACTGATTTCCCCGGCGATGTCGGTCTCGATCCATCGTCCCAACTCCTCGCCGTGCAGCCCCTGGGAGAGCAGGAAAACGAGCTTGGCGTAGAGCGCCTCGAGGGTCATGTCATGGGCGCTGATGGCTCCTCCCTCGGTCAGGGCATGGCTGGACTGGTATCGGCCCAGCAGGACATCGGCCTGCATGCATTGGGAGGCGACGACGACGGGGGTGCCGGCGTTGATGACGTCGAGGATGACGTCGACCAGGCCAGGTTCATCGTTGGGAATGTTCCCGACTCCGAAGGCCCGCAGGATGACTGCCTCGGGCAAGGGGTCAAGGACAGCGCCCAGCCGTGCGGCGCTGATGCCGGGGGACAGGTCGACGACGAGGACGTCATGACGTCGGTAGGGTTTCGGATCCATCCATCCGCAACCAGTGGAGGCGTTCTCGACCCACTGCCACGGTGCACCGGTGCGAGCCAGCTGGGGCACTGCGGGGGAGTCGAACCCGTTGTAGGCCCACGAGGACAGCTTGGTGACGCGGTTCCCGCGCAGCAGTTTGTGGCCGAAGAACACCGCGACGCCGTCGAGACGGCCGCTGGTGACAGCGCGTAGGGAGCCAGTGACATTGGGGGCGGCGTCGGTTCCGACGACCCCGAGCGAGTACTGCGCGCCAGTGACGACGACAGGCTTGCCGAAACTGGTGAGGGCGTAGGACAGGGCGGCCGAGGTGTAGGCCAGGGTGTCGGTTCCGTGCAGGACGACGAAGGCGTCGGCCTCCTCCCGGTGCGCCCACAGATCGTCAACGATCCGACGCCAGTCATCTGGGGTGGCATTGGCGGAGTCGATGAGGCGCTCGAAACTCAGGGTCTCAAATGTGCCTGCCAGTTCAGTGCCTGAGAGCAGCTGATCGAGCCATCCAGTCAGGTCGGCCCCAGGTGCCAGTCCGTCGGAAGTGGGGACCATGCCGAGGGTTCCCCCGGTGTAGAGGATGTGGGTACGCATGATTCAATCCGCTAGGGAGTCCTTGTCAGCGTTGTCAGACAGAACATTGTCTCGCACGCAATACCAGCCTACGACCATCGCTATCGCCACGAGGGCGAATAGGAGAAGAGTCCAGCGGCCTGATTCCGTCGCGACATTCGACAAGACGACGATGATGAGGAAGGCCAGACAGACGTAATTCGTATATGGTGCCCCCGGCATGCGGTACTCGGGTCGCGTCACTTCTCCTCTCTTGACCTGACGCAGGAAACGGGTATGGGTGAGAAGTACCATGCACCAGGTTCCGGCGATACCGATGCCGGCCAAGTTGATGACGATGTCGAATGCGCTTCCGGGTAGGAATGCGTTGAGGGCCACCCCAAGAAGGCCTAGCGACGTCGTAATGACGATCGCGCCAGCAGGAACGTGATGTCGGTTGAGCTTTGCGGCGACCTTTGGAGCCTCGCCAGCCATCGCCAGGGACCGCAAGGTGCGTCCGGTGGAGTAGAGGCCTGCATTGAGTGAGCTCAGAGCCGCAGTGAGCACGATGATCTGAATGACGTCCCCGGCGTGGGGAATGCCGATCCTTGTGAAGAAGGTCACGAACGGCGACTCACCGTCTGAGTAGGCGGTGTAGGGCAGAACGAGGGTCATGAGGACAACAGACCCAACGTAGAAGACGAATATTCGCAAGATCATCGAGTTGATGGCCTTGGGCAAGATTTTGGCAGCGTCCTTGGCCTCCCCAGCGGCGACACCAACCATCTCTGTGCCGCCGAAGGCAAAGATGACGCCGAGGGTCAGGGCAACGACCGGCATGAAGCCTTTGGGGAAGAACCCGCCATGAGCGGACATGTTGTGGAATCCCGCAGTGTCGTGGCCTACCGGCGCTCCGGTGACGACGGCCCAGATGGCCGCGATCATGAACGCAACGATGGCCGCCACCTTGATCGCTGCGAACCAGAACTCTGCCTCGCCGAAAACCTTGACGCTGAGCATGTTCAGGGTAAACACCGCAGCAAGCGCGATAAGGGCGAGGACCCACTGTGGAACAGGCTGGAATGCTCTCCAGTAGTGCAGGTACAAGGCCACGGCCGTGATATCCGCCATGACGGTGACCGCCCAGTCGAGGAAGAAGAACCATCCGGTGACGTAGGCGCCCCTCTCGCCCATGAATTCGCGGGCGTAGGACACGAAAGCGCCCGAAGATGGCCTTCGAATGGCCATCTCTCCCAAGGCGCGAACCATGAGGAAAGCGAAGATGCCGCACACCGCGTAACTGAGAGCCAGTCCAGGACCGCCCTGGGCCAGGCGTCCACCTGTTCCCAGGAACAGTCCAGTGCCGATGGAACCTCCGATGGCGATCATCTGCAGGTGCCTGTTCTTCAGGGCCTTGTCGTAGCCAGCATCACCCTTGTCGGTGGTGGTGTTGGTTGGCGTATCGACGCGATCACCTTCCTGCATCGCAAACCTCCTTGTATCAGGGCCGTCCAGCCCAGCACGGGAATGCTAGCGCCCTGGCCGGGTCACACTGCGAGGCAGGCCACAAGATCGATGTGGCCTGCCCTGCTGTGGCGCTCGAGGTTCTGTCAAGAATTACAGAGGGTGGACGTCACAACCCTCAGGCCAAATCCAACCCTGGGTAGAGCGGGAACTTTCCGAGCAACTCGTCAGCGGCATCATGGACCTTCTGGGCCACGCCGTCGGCAATCTGGTACTTGGCCTTGCCCGGCTTGCCGGTGGAAGCCGTGACCGGGGTGGTGGCCTGCAAGGCGGTGACGATGAGTTCAGCGACACGATCGAACTCATCGGCCCCGAATCCACGCGAGGTCAATGCCGGGGTGCCGATACGCACGCCCGAGGTGTACCACGCCCCATTCGGGTCGGCCGGGATGGAATTACGGTTGGTCACCACTCCCGAATCCAGCAGAGCAGCCTCGGCCTGGCGGCCAGTCAGCCCGAAACTCGTGGTGACGTCGAGAAGGTTGATGTGGTTGTCGGTGCCATCGGTCACGAGCTTGACGCCACGCTTCATGAGTCCCTCGGCCAGAGCCTTGGAGTTGTCGGCGACGCGCTGGGCGTAGTCGCGGAAAGCCTGGGTGCGGGCCTCGGCCAGGGCCACAGCCTTGGCGGCCATGACGTGGGACAGCGGACCACCAAGGACCATGGGGCAGCCACGATCAACGTCGTCGGCGTACTCCTTGGTCGTCAGGACCATGCCGCCGCGCGGACCACGCAGGGACTTGTGGGTCGTCGTCGTCACCACCTGGGCGTGGGGGATGGGGTCCTCGTCCCCGGTGAAGACCTTGCCAGCCACCAGGCCAGCGAAGTGAGCCATGTCAACCATGAGCACGGCACCGACCTCGTCGGCGATCTCGCGCATCTTCGCGAAGTTCACCCGGCGCGGGTAGGCCGAGTATCCGGCGACGATGACGAGAGGCTTGAACTCGCGGGCCAGCTCGGCGACCTTGTCGTAATCGAGCAGGCCAGTCTGCGGGTCAGTGCCGTAGGAGCGCTGGTCGAACATCTTGCCGGAGATGTTCGGACGGAAACCGTGGGTGAGGTGGCCGCCGGTGTCCAGGCTCATGCCGATGGCGCGCTGGTCGTTGAAGCGGTGACGCAGGGTGTCCCAATCGGCCTGGGTGAGGTCGTTGACGGTGCGAGCTCCGAACTCCTCGAGGGCCGGGGTCTCGACGTGATGGGCGAGGATCGTCCAGTAGGCGGTGAGGTTGGCGTCAATACCGGAGTGCGGCTGCACATAAGCGTGCTCGGCGCCGAACAGGGCGCAGGCGTGCTCGGCAGCGATCGTCTCGACGGTGTCGACGTTCTGGCAACCGGCATAGAACCGGTGACCGGCGGTGCCCTCGGCGTACTTGTCGGAGAACCACGTACCCATCGTTGCCAGAACTGGCAAGGATGCGTAGTTCTCCGAGGCGATGAGCTTGAGGGAATGACGCTGGTCGGTCAGCTCGGCTCGGGTGGCTTCCGCAATTCGGGGCTCAACCTGTGCGATCGCGTCGAGCATGGTGCGGTAGGCCGGGGCCACCTTCTCGGCGATGTCGCGGGCTGTGGGATCGACGGCACTGGGCTCACTCACGGATAGCTCCTGTCATGACGGGATGGTGAGCACGAATCTACCCGTCCTCGGACCTCCTTGTTGCCAGGGGCCACGAGGACGGCGGTCCTCAGCCCTCCGACGCACTGCCGCGCACCCTCGACGCCTCATACAGCGCGATCGACGCGGCCACTGAGGCGTTGAGGGACTCGACGTCGCTACTGATGGGGATTGAGGCCAGCACGTCACAGGATTGCCGGGTGAGACGGGCCAAGCCCTCTCCCTCAGAACCGACGACGAGCACCAGCGGACCATCCAGACCGGGAGCCGCGGTGATGTCGGAGTCAGCCTCACCAGCCAGACCGACGATCATCCATCCGGCCTCGGCGAACTTGCCGAGGGCCTGGTTGAGGTTCGACGCCATCGCCACCGGGATTCGCGCAGCAGCACCAGCGGATGTCTTCCATGCCGCCGCCGTCATCGAGGCCGAGCGACGCGACGGGATGAGCACCCCCTGAGCGCCGAAAGCGGCTGCCGAGCGGATGATCGCTCCCAGATTCCGCGGGTCGGTGACCTTGTCCAAGGCGACGACGAGTCCGCCGCGGTAGGCCTGGGTGCCGGCGTCAATGAGGTCGTCGACGCTGGCGTACTCGTACTCGGGAAGGCGCAGGGCCACGCCCTGATGGTTGGACCCGCCCGTCATACGGTCGAGTTCGCCACGGGTGGCCTGCATCAGCGCGATGCCATGGTCAGCGGCGAAGGAGAGGATCTCTCGCAGCCGAGAGTCATGCTCGGCTCCCTCGGCGACGTAGGCGGTGCGCACCGGAAGACCGGCGTGCAGGGCCTCCAGTACCGGATTTCGGCCGATGACCCACTCCGGGCCGGCACCCTTGGCCGCCTTTTCCGCGGGCTTGCGGTTACCGCCCCGGGCCAGCTTCTCCTGCTTGGCCTTGTATGCCTTGTGATAGGTGCGATCCTCCGCCTTGGGGGTGGGGCCACGTCCCTTGAGACCTTTGCGGACTCGGCCACCGGACCCGGCTGCCGAACTCTTGCCCTTGTGACCTGCGCCGCGGCGCTGGGAGTTTCCTGCCATCTCAGTCTCCGTGTCAGCTCAGCGACCAGTGGGCGCCGGTTGGGGTGTCCTCGATCGTCAGTCCGAGGTTGGTCAAGGTGTCGCGAATCGCGTCAGCAGTCGCCCAGTCCTTGCGGGCACGGGCCTCGGCACGCTGATCGAGCATGGCCTGCACCAGCCCGTCAACGACCGGCTCGAGACGCGTGTCGCTGTCGGCGGCGTCTGCCCATTCCGGTGCCTGGGGATCGAGCCCGAACACCGCGAGCATGGCTCGCACCCGGGCCATGTGCTCACGGGTGGCGTCAACATCGTGGGCCGAGATGGACTTGTTGCCCTCGGTGATCTCGCTGAAGAGAGCGGCAACTGCCTGCGGGGTTCCCAAGTCGTCGTCCATGGCTGTGACGAAGGCTTCCGGCAGATTCTGCGACGCCGCGACCTCGCCGCCGACGAGTTCACCAGCGCGCTCCAGGAAGGAATCGATGCGCTCGATGGCCTTGGTGGCCTCGTCGAGGGATCCCTTGGTCTGTTCGTCGGAGGGGCTGAACTCGATCATGGAACGGTAATGTGGGGCGAGCAGGAAGTACCTGACGGCTCGTGGGCTGTAGGTTTTCGTGACCTCGGTCACCTGGGCGGTATTACCCAGCGACTTGCTCATCTTCTCCCCGGACATCGTCACCCATGCGTTGTGCATCCAGTAATGGGCAAACGGACGGCCAGCGGCTGCTGACTGGGCCAACTCGTTCTCGTGGTGAGGGAAGCGCAGATCGATGCCGCCGCCATGAATGTCGAAGGCATCACCCAGGTACTTCCCGGACATGGCCGAGCACTCCAAGTGCCAACCGGGACGACCACGCCCCCAGGGGGAGGGCCAGGACGCCGTCTCCGGCTCATCCTCCTTGCGTCCCTTCCATAGGGCGAAGTCGCGCGGGTCACGCTTGCCGCGCGGGTCTGCGTCCTCGGCTGGGGCCATCTCGTCGACGCGCATCCCGGACAACTCCCCGTATCGGGGCCAGGACTGGACATCGAAGTAGACGTCTCCAGAACCGTCAGGAGCGGGGTAGGCGTGGCCCTTGGCGATGAGGGTCTCGATGAGCTCGATCATCTCCGGGATGTGGCCGGTCGCGCGCGGCTCGTAGGTGGGCGGACGGCATCCCAGCGCTTTGTATGCCGCGTGCAACTCGTTCTCGTAGCGGTAGGCGTGGGCCCACCACGGCACCCCGGCAGCAGCGGACTTGGCGAGGATCTTGTCGTCGATGTCGGTGACGTTGGCGACGACGCTCACCTGGTATCCGGAAAACTCCAGCCAGCGCCGCAGCACGTCGAAGACGACCTCCTTGCGGATGTGACCCAGGTGTGGGCTGGACTGCACCGTCATCCCACAGTGGTAGATAGACACCTGACCCTCACGCAAGGGCTCGAAGGTCTCGACGCTGTGGGTAGCGGTGTTGTAGAGCTTGAACGTCACGCCTCAAGGCTACCGGGGGACCCCGACACATCGCCTACCATGGCCGCATGGCCGAGATTCGCAAGCACAAGCCGTCGTCGAGCCCCATCTCCCGGGCCCTGGAGGCCGCGATGGGTGAATCCATCAAACCGGTCGT
The genomic region above belongs to Cutibacterium equinum and contains:
- the phoU gene encoding phosphate signaling complex protein PhoU; amino-acid sequence: MRESYHDELNATSGRILAMAELVRAAVKDATAALIGADLNTAERVISDDSKVDALNEEIERRCFDLLARQAPVAGELRTVVAVLRMCYELARMGDLAAHVAKIARLRFPEVAVPPVVADEFVEMSKIADSMIATSEKTLADRDAEAAQRLASEDSKIDELRRDQFRLLLSDDWTYGVESAVDTALLGRYYERIADHAVAVGSRVIYIVTGVAPAGEDWPTVY
- a CDS encoding phosphoglyceromutase, whose protein sequence is MTAKLILLRHGESEWNSKNLFTGWVDVDLNEKGEGEARHAADLLKEENLLPDVVHTSLLRRAIHTAYLALDGCDRHWIPVRRSWRLNERHYGALQGLNKAETKEKYGNEQFMAWRRSYDVPPPDLEHDGEFSQFNDPRYADIPESERPVAECLKDVVARMVPYFTSDIAADLKAGKTVLVAAHGNSLRALVKHLDEISDEDIAGLNIPTGIPLLYELDDDLKPVTKGGRYLDPEAAAAGAKAVANQGNK
- a CDS encoding PTS sugar transporter subunit IIA encodes the protein MQAPRLIVADVTATTRDDLFTQVNDRLLSDAMVKPSFLAAARAREETFPTGLDFSYVSIAIPHVDPEHVISPAVLVCRNSETTVFHAMDDPERSLDVRLSIWPLVTDPANQVEMLSAVISLVQDESSYQALLHGAPEEVAHRVSDVLPTGRIDGAAQE
- a CDS encoding PTS sugar transporter subunit IIB encodes the protein MVNKKILVCCGTGIATSVQVANKLQQMLRDRGVSATMKECKTAAVADQVESFQPDAIVVTTAVSLPGSQITIYRGTPLLTGVGADELADQIADDLKA
- a CDS encoding asparaginase, which encodes MMRTHILYTGGTLGMVPTSDGLAPGADLTGWLDQLLSGTELAGTFETLSFERLIDSANATPDDWRRIVDDLWAHREEADAFVVLHGTDTLAYTSAALSYALTSFGKPVVVTGAQYSLGVVGTDAAPNVTGSLRAVTSGRLDGVAVFFGHKLLRGNRVTKLSSWAYNGFDSPAVPQLARTGAPWQWVENASTGCGWMDPKPYRRHDVLVVDLSPGISAARLGAVLDPLPEAVILRAFGVGNIPNDEPGLVDVILDVINAGTPVVVASQCMQADVLLGRYQSSHALTEGGAISAHDMTLEALYAKLVFLLSQGLHGEELGRWIETDIAGEISL
- a CDS encoding amino acid permease, translated to MQEGDRVDTPTNTTTDKGDAGYDKALKNRHLQMIAIGGSIGTGLFLGTGGRLAQGGPGLALSYAVCGIFAFLMVRALGEMAIRRPSSGAFVSYAREFMGERGAYVTGWFFFLDWAVTVMADITAVALYLHYWRAFQPVPQWVLALIALAAVFTLNMLSVKVFGEAEFWFAAIKVAAIVAFMIAAIWAVVTGAPVGHDTAGFHNMSAHGGFFPKGFMPVVALTLGVIFAFGGTEMVGVAAGEAKDAAKILPKAINSMILRIFVFYVGSVVLMTLVLPYTAYSDGESPFVTFFTRIGIPHAGDVIQIIVLTAALSSLNAGLYSTGRTLRSLAMAGEAPKVAAKLNRHHVPAGAIVITTSLGLLGVALNAFLPGSAFDIVINLAGIGIAGTWCMVLLTHTRFLRQVKRGEVTRPEYRMPGAPYTNYVCLAFLIIVVLSNVATESGRWTLLLFALVAIAMVVGWYCVRDNVLSDNADKDSLAD
- a CDS encoding glycine hydroxymethyltransferase, translating into MSEPSAVDPTARDIAEKVAPAYRTMLDAIAQVEPRIAEATRAELTDQRHSLKLIASENYASLPVLATMGTWFSDKYAEGTAGHRFYAGCQNVDTVETIAAEHACALFGAEHAYVQPHSGIDANLTAYWTILAHHVETPALEEFGARTVNDLTQADWDTLRHRFNDQRAIGMSLDTGGHLTHGFRPNISGKMFDQRSYGTDPQTGLLDYDKVAELAREFKPLVIVAGYSAYPRRVNFAKMREIADEVGAVLMVDMAHFAGLVAGKVFTGDEDPIPHAQVVTTTTHKSLRGPRGGMVLTTKEYADDVDRGCPMVLGGPLSHVMAAKAVALAEARTQAFRDYAQRVADNSKALAEGLMKRGVKLVTDGTDNHINLLDVTTSFGLTGRQAEAALLDSGVVTNRNSIPADPNGAWYTSGVRIGTPALTSRGFGADEFDRVAELIVTALQATTPVTASTGKPGKAKYQIADGVAQKVHDAADELLGKFPLYPGLDLA
- the rlmB gene encoding 23S rRNA (guanosine(2251)-2'-O)-methyltransferase RlmB, which produces MAGNSQRRGAGHKGKSSAAGSGGRVRKGLKGRGPTPKAEDRTYHKAYKAKQEKLARGGNRKPAEKAAKGAGPEWVIGRNPVLEALHAGLPVRTAYVAEGAEHDSRLREILSFAADHGIALMQATRGELDRMTGGSNHQGVALRLPEYEYASVDDLIDAGTQAYRGGLVVALDKVTDPRNLGAIIRSAAAFGAQGVLIPSRRSASMTAAAWKTSAGAAARIPVAMASNLNQALGKFAEAGWMIVGLAGEADSDITAAPGLDGPLVLVVGSEGEGLARLTRQSCDVLASIPISSDVESLNASVAASIALYEASRVRGSASEG
- the cysS gene encoding cysteine--tRNA ligase encodes the protein MTFKLYNTATHSVETFEPLREGQVSIYHCGMTVQSSPHLGHIRKEVVFDVLRRWLEFSGYQVSVVANVTDIDDKILAKSAAAGVPWWAHAYRYENELHAAYKALGCRPPTYEPRATGHIPEMIELIETLIAKGHAYPAPDGSGDVYFDVQSWPRYGELSGMRVDEMAPAEDADPRGKRDPRDFALWKGRKEDEPETASWPSPWGRGRPGWHLECSAMSGKYLGDAFDIHGGGIDLRFPHHENELAQSAAAGRPFAHYWMHNAWVTMSGEKMSKSLGNTAQVTEVTKTYSPRAVRYFLLAPHYRSMIEFSPSDEQTKGSLDEATKAIERIDSFLERAGELVGGEVAASQNLPEAFVTAMDDDLGTPQAVAALFSEITEGNKSISAHDVDATREHMARVRAMLAVFGLDPQAPEWADAADSDTRLEPVVDGLVQAMLDQRAEARARKDWATADAIRDTLTNLGLTIEDTPTGAHWSLS